In Mycobacterium sp. Aquia_213, the sequence CCCGCATGACCGCGTCACGATCCGCTTCGGCGACGGTGCCATCCCCGATCAGGGCCGCATATCCCCAGTCGTCCAGCGAGAAGTATCCGGGCGCGTGCTTGGCGCAGACGCCGAAGCCGTCGCAAATGGTGCGGTCCAGGCGGATTTTCATGCGTGCCTCACAACTTCCGCCTCATACGGTCGGTCGGCGCGGAATGCGCCCCCGGCGCAATCCGGGCAGGTGCCGTCGAGATGCGCGGTGAC encodes:
- a CDS encoding ferredoxin: MKIRLDRTICDGFGVCAKHAPGYFSLDDWGYAALIGDGTVAEADRDAVMRALLDCPVHAITELGERRFRAPEPPLTDADDPAEHLKTEENEAEWGFTR